From the Bacteroidia bacterium genome, one window contains:
- a CDS encoding histidine kinase, whose amino-acid sequence MNRPLMLRSKTQRRLPGHILVLTIFLISGSPAQQLPFHTLSVRDGLLSNYIMCIEQDKSGRLLIGTPEGVSVFDGVSFTNFSSKEGLAVASVTALACDPVEDETVLIGTTRGLYILRQNRVRQIPSSDPGATWITDLDTDRDGTVWAGAGGGLFRYRNGDLERVPVTGKARTVTRLTVTPDGMVWILNDLGVHRYDPRRGMTRTIDSSGAYYTGSNAIMHDAKGDVFVCARDSSIVQFSGGVLTRKIAGGGVLPMFVVQDNHGIYWVGTSNGLYACGSESPDPSLGVRYDMENGLPASALNLGFFDAENNLWFGTEGKGITRLEDRHVAVFADVDLTGLGVFDKRGVLWLTSVDGIWEYRSAGQMRWTRTLHRADRGWPTGYPYAIVLDAQGRLVVTFASARIALFDIAHYGTQQRGLPVPTVIVPRGDVPPPDGFTICADRKDRLWCNFGEGRLGAVSLKDGRLLRMFSGIPRDIRKIYEDLYGRIWVGGYNSGVTIIDASDLGSASVTRVKGLETISTRNFFMDRRGRMWIGTLLDGLFVVDRDTIIRYSERDNLPSNKVHSFAEARDGTIWIGTQTGMAYAPGGDPPFRIDQDLTDSPVYGCAVRQDGLLHITTRYQLTLVDLTKSARDTVPPVVRITGMQANGKFIDLQSPISLGAGENNCRIEYTAVRLRRPASIRYQYMLEGVHTSWSAPTRERSLAFAALRPGSYTLLVRAINGEGVVSREPARLVFTINRPYWQQWWFILLSITVIGLILFGVIRGRVRRLLEIERIRARIAADLHDDIGSGLTRIALMTEVMQRQVHGLSRQQKVDGALVHEIGATMSRIGSISRELVEGMSDVVWSIDPRNDSLVRLIDRVRVFALDVCESQDVDFRLETRGDTQQQTTNSDLSRCVLLVSKEAINNAIRHSGASQIGMMVRVDNGRLHIEIRDNGCGFDEAALSRINGLTNMRNRVEKAAGTLHIISATGDGTSIRAEIPLRE is encoded by the coding sequence ATGAACAGACCCCTGATGTTACGGAGCAAAACCCAGCGACGGCTGCCGGGACACATTCTTGTGCTCACCATCTTCCTAATCTCCGGAAGCCCGGCGCAGCAATTACCGTTTCATACCCTTTCCGTTCGGGACGGCCTGCTCTCGAATTACATCATGTGCATCGAACAGGATAAAAGCGGACGCTTGTTGATCGGTACACCAGAGGGTGTGAGCGTTTTCGATGGTGTGAGCTTCACAAATTTCAGCAGCAAAGAGGGACTCGCCGTCGCTTCGGTGACCGCCCTCGCGTGTGATCCGGTGGAAGACGAAACCGTGCTCATCGGAACAACCCGCGGCCTGTATATCTTGCGCCAGAACCGTGTCCGGCAGATTCCGAGCAGCGATCCCGGAGCGACCTGGATCACGGATTTGGACACGGACCGGGACGGGACTGTGTGGGCAGGGGCTGGAGGTGGTCTGTTTCGCTACCGCAATGGGGATCTGGAGAGAGTTCCTGTTACGGGCAAGGCGCGCACCGTGACACGTCTTACCGTTACACCGGATGGTATGGTCTGGATATTGAACGACTTAGGTGTACACCGCTATGATCCCCGACGCGGCATGACGCGCACCATTGACAGCAGCGGCGCCTACTACACCGGTTCGAATGCCATCATGCACGACGCGAAGGGTGACGTATTTGTCTGCGCGCGCGACAGTTCCATTGTCCAATTCTCTGGAGGCGTCCTGACGCGCAAGATTGCCGGCGGAGGCGTGCTCCCGATGTTTGTTGTGCAGGACAACCATGGAATCTACTGGGTGGGGACATCCAACGGGCTCTACGCTTGCGGCTCCGAGAGTCCCGATCCCTCACTTGGTGTCAGATATGACATGGAGAATGGTCTTCCTGCCTCTGCCCTGAATCTCGGATTTTTCGATGCGGAGAACAATTTATGGTTTGGTACGGAGGGTAAAGGCATCACGCGTCTCGAGGACCGGCATGTTGCGGTGTTTGCCGACGTTGACCTCACCGGTCTGGGAGTATTCGACAAGCGTGGCGTACTCTGGCTCACCTCGGTGGATGGGATATGGGAATACCGTTCCGCGGGTCAGATGCGTTGGACGCGGACACTGCATCGCGCCGACAGAGGATGGCCGACGGGATATCCGTATGCCATCGTGCTTGATGCCCAGGGCAGACTCGTCGTCACCTTCGCTTCGGCACGAATAGCCCTCTTTGATATCGCACACTACGGAACGCAGCAGCGCGGCCTGCCTGTCCCGACTGTCATCGTCCCGAGAGGAGACGTGCCACCGCCCGACGGATTTACCATTTGTGCGGATCGCAAGGACAGATTGTGGTGTAACTTCGGCGAAGGACGTCTGGGAGCTGTGTCGCTCAAGGATGGCCGACTGCTCCGGATGTTCTCCGGCATCCCGCGGGATATACGAAAGATCTACGAGGATCTCTACGGCCGCATATGGGTTGGAGGCTACAATTCCGGCGTCACCATCATCGACGCAAGTGATCTGGGATCCGCGAGCGTGACACGCGTAAAAGGACTCGAAACCATTAGCACCCGCAATTTTTTCATGGACCGGCGAGGCAGAATGTGGATCGGGACGTTGCTCGACGGTCTTTTCGTTGTCGACAGGGATACGATCATTCGTTACTCAGAGCGGGACAACCTCCCCAGCAACAAAGTTCATAGCTTCGCCGAGGCGCGCGATGGCACGATCTGGATCGGAACGCAGACAGGGATGGCCTACGCCCCGGGCGGCGATCCGCCGTTCAGGATAGACCAGGACCTCACCGACAGCCCCGTGTATGGTTGTGCCGTACGGCAGGACGGGCTTCTGCATATCACCACGCGTTATCAGCTCACGTTGGTTGATCTGACCAAAAGCGCACGCGACACCGTTCCTCCCGTCGTGCGGATTACCGGCATGCAGGCGAATGGGAAATTCATTGATCTGCAATCTCCGATTTCGCTCGGGGCCGGTGAAAACAACTGCAGAATAGAATACACTGCGGTTCGGCTCAGAAGGCCGGCGTCCATTCGTTATCAATACATGCTCGAGGGTGTACACACCTCGTGGAGCGCCCCGACACGCGAGCGGAGCCTCGCCTTTGCGGCTCTCCGACCAGGCTCCTATACCTTGCTCGTACGCGCCATCAACGGTGAAGGAGTGGTGAGTCGCGAGCCGGCGCGACTGGTGTTCACCATCAACCGACCATACTGGCAGCAGTGGTGGTTTATCCTCCTCAGCATTACCGTGATCGGTCTTATCCTCTTCGGCGTTATACGCGGGCGCGTCCGACGGCTCCTGGAAATCGAGCGCATCCGTGCGCGCATCGCGGCGGATTTGCACGACGACATCGGTTCCGGACTGACACGCATCGCGTTGATGACAGAGGTGATGCAGCGGCAGGTGCATGGCTTGTCGCGTCAGCAAAAAGTGGATGGAGCACTCGTGCATGAAATCGGTGCGACAATGTCCCGAATCGGCAGCATTTCGCGTGAATTGGTGGAAGGGATGAGTGATGTGGTCTGGTCCATAGACCCGCGCAACGATTCACTCGTCCGGCTGATTGATCGCGTCCGTGTATTTGCGTTGGACGTGTGTGAGTCGCAGGATGTAGACTTCCGGCTGGAGACGAGGGGCGACACACAACAGCAAACGACGAATTCGGATCTGTCCCGTTGTGTCCTGTTGGTCAGCAAAGAAGCAATCAACAATGCCATACGGCACAGCGGAGCGTCACAGATCGGGATGATGGTCCGGGTGGACAATGGCCGCCTACACATTGAAATTCGCGACAACGGTTGCGGCTTCGATGAAGCCGCGCTGTCGCGCATCAACGGACTGACCAATATGAGAAACCGGGTCGAGAAGGCAGCCGGCACACTTCACATCATCTCCGCGACCGGAGACGGGACCAGCATTCGCGCTGAAATACCACTTCGGGAGTAA
- a CDS encoding hemerythrin domain-containing protein, which produces MIRTDLFTAIHKAIRAQLFDAALRMQNLDIHNDEDVVLFIGTIRDRLAFLHEHADKEDTYVFPSVAEFDRELVNAVEREHDQLHLLTSQVEEALDQFASAPKEDRHEALSVVRRTFHQLVAGHLSHMNHEEEQILPATWRYLTEEQLQTILMNIQKNIPADRYTEWMYWMLPALQPQELAGMLRGMAASAPKEMVDLVLRVAERSVDEHRLARVLDLAGLKTAA; this is translated from the coding sequence ATGATTCGCACAGACCTGTTCACCGCCATACATAAGGCTATTCGCGCGCAGTTATTCGATGCCGCGCTGCGCATGCAGAACCTTGATATACACAACGATGAAGATGTAGTGTTGTTCATCGGCACCATTCGTGACCGCCTCGCCTTTCTCCATGAACATGCCGACAAGGAAGATACCTACGTCTTTCCATCTGTCGCGGAGTTTGATCGTGAACTCGTGAACGCCGTGGAGCGCGAACATGACCAACTGCATTTGTTGACCTCGCAGGTAGAGGAGGCGCTCGATCAATTCGCGTCCGCACCGAAGGAAGATCGGCATGAAGCGCTCTCCGTCGTGCGCCGTACCTTCCATCAGCTGGTCGCTGGTCATCTGTCACACATGAATCACGAGGAGGAACAGATCCTGCCCGCAACCTGGCGCTATCTGACAGAGGAGCAATTGCAGACCATTCTGATGAACATCCAGAAAAACATCCCTGCCGATCGCTACACCGAGTGGATGTATTGGATGCTTCCGGCGTTGCAGCCGCAGGAACTCGCCGGGATGCTTCGCGGGATGGCGGCTTCCGCTCCGAAAGAGATGGTGGATCTCGTCCTGCGCGTCGCCGAGCGGAGCGTGGATGAACATCGACTCGCGCGTGTGCTGGATCTTGCCGGTTTGAAAACCGCGGCCTGA
- a CDS encoding S1 family peptidase produces MNILSNIRTLTRAALTVLTLSVLLTACGEQPDTALAPDQPAFSAMKQDAPGLQRAMEVQTRNTERFLEMKGVVGTGTGMDEEGNPTMIIFTERALGKGKIPEHVEDIPVREEVVGVVEALSWGGKPTNSKKNPTGTPSSTTGSPTDRLSRPVPIGSATSNWYECGSATLGVRVRRGDAVFVLSNNHVFGRMNNALSGEIILQPGRSDVSCTQNTTDEVGRVADVQSIVFSTSYDNLMDAAMASTTVDLISNSTPTDGYGIPSSTTAAAYIGMPVQKYGRSSRLTEGKVSAINVIVGINYSCGSARFINQIAIQPARKNSEFAIAGDSGSLVVTDDSNANPVGLLFGKSGTTVFATPIETVLNRFNVTIDGK; encoded by the coding sequence ATGAACATTCTCAGCAACATCCGCACCCTGACCCGCGCCGCTCTGACGGTGCTCACGCTTTCCGTGCTTCTCACCGCCTGCGGCGAGCAACCCGATACCGCTCTCGCACCCGACCAACCCGCCTTCAGCGCCATGAAGCAGGATGCGCCGGGCTTACAACGCGCTATGGAGGTGCAGACCCGCAACACGGAACGCTTTCTTGAAATGAAAGGCGTCGTGGGTACTGGCACGGGCATGGACGAGGAAGGGAATCCCACCATGATCATTTTCACCGAGCGCGCTCTCGGTAAGGGAAAGATCCCTGAGCATGTCGAGGATATTCCCGTCCGTGAGGAAGTCGTTGGTGTCGTCGAAGCGCTTTCATGGGGTGGCAAGCCGACGAACTCGAAAAAAAATCCAACAGGTACTCCCTCCTCCACGACCGGCTCGCCGACTGATCGTCTCTCACGTCCCGTACCCATCGGCTCTGCGACGAGCAACTGGTACGAATGCGGTTCCGCCACGCTTGGTGTGCGTGTTCGTCGCGGTGATGCCGTGTTCGTGCTGAGCAACAATCATGTGTTTGGTCGTATGAACAATGCCCTCAGCGGCGAAATCATTCTCCAGCCGGGGCGCTCGGACGTGAGCTGCACGCAGAACACTACCGACGAGGTCGGACGTGTCGCCGACGTACAGAGCATCGTGTTTTCCACGTCGTATGACAATCTCATGGACGCCGCCATGGCCTCCACGACGGTGGATCTCATCAGCAACTCCACACCGACCGATGGGTATGGCATCCCTTCGAGCACCACGGCCGCCGCATATATCGGTATGCCCGTTCAGAAATACGGTCGCAGCTCGCGACTCACTGAGGGCAAAGTAAGCGCGATCAATGTCATCGTAGGTATAAATTACAGCTGTGGTTCAGCTCGCTTCATTAATCAGATCGCGATCCAACCGGCCCGTAAAAACAGCGAATTCGCCATTGCCGGAGATTCGGGATCGCTCGTGGTAACGGACGACTCCAACGCAAATCCTGTCGGTCTCCTTTTCGGAAAAAGTGGTACAACCGTCTTCGCAACTCCGATCGAAACCGTACTCAATCGCTTCAACGTGACGATTGACGGAAAATAA
- a CDS encoding T9SS type A sorting domain-containing protein, with product MHFRYIPVLLLLVCLPHTGTAATHTIVDAGLSFSPATLNINVGDTVVFSLATMHNAVEVSQTTWNNNGNTSNGGFNLPFGGGTVIFPVAGTYYYVCAPHAGAGMKGIINVVLTTVTTGSITPTTLCKGAAIQVPFTATGSFGVGNIFTAQLSDAGGSFAAPTNIGTLAATTSGQITATVPTGASTGNGYRIRVVSSSPAVIGTNNGSDLNIVDAVTAQITPAGVTTFCEGDDVTLNANTGTGYTYIWKRNGTVIPGATADSYVAALAGLYTVEVSNGSCTATSAAVRVTVIPSDPTTLTWVGSVSTDWATPGNWDNPCAIPTAGDTVIIGPGTVLPTGIPAVALNRLTLNNSTGIALSNDLHISGNLTLMSGTITLNNAHLSFGATASITGGTATSFIVTNGLGELRQAGIGSGGRSGTILFPIGPNTNTYTPVQIMNSSTQDEFRVRTRAEVLSGGSSGSQLTMDVVGITWLIEEASAGGSNATLTFQWNSGDELGSFDRGACYVGHHDGADWIALQSPGAAGGSGPYNRVVTGVTSFSPFAIGDGDSPLPVEFRSFTADVHGSSVSLRWETASEVNNLGFEVERRLAGSPEWATISFIPSAAAPGAGHGYVYHDHPPVQGQWLYRLRQIDVDGTAAYSSVVTASVTSSLTGLVIESVYPNPLRNTATSEILVRFRTDAPGTASITLHDMLGRQIARVFSGVAMNNGSTTVRFDAASLATGIYMLRLEQENRATAAKLVIRN from the coding sequence ATGCATTTCAGATACATCCCCGTGCTACTGTTATTGGTCTGCCTTCCCCACACAGGGACGGCTGCGACGCATACTATCGTTGATGCAGGGTTGTCCTTCAGTCCGGCAACGTTGAACATCAACGTCGGCGATACGGTCGTCTTCTCCCTTGCCACCATGCACAATGCCGTCGAAGTATCGCAGACGACATGGAACAATAACGGCAACACCTCCAACGGTGGGTTCAACCTTCCGTTTGGCGGTGGTACGGTCATCTTCCCCGTCGCGGGCACGTATTACTACGTTTGCGCACCGCATGCGGGCGCCGGTATGAAAGGCATCATCAATGTGGTACTCACCACCGTCACCACGGGCAGTATCACCCCCACCACCCTGTGCAAGGGTGCGGCGATTCAAGTGCCCTTTACCGCCACCGGATCGTTCGGCGTCGGCAACATTTTCACGGCGCAACTCTCCGATGCGGGCGGTAGCTTCGCCGCTCCGACCAACATCGGCACTCTGGCAGCGACCACGTCCGGACAGATTACCGCTACCGTGCCAACGGGAGCGTCAACAGGCAATGGGTATCGGATTCGCGTCGTCTCTTCAAGCCCCGCAGTGATCGGTACCAACAACGGTAGCGATCTCAATATCGTAGATGCCGTCACTGCGCAAATCACCCCTGCCGGTGTAACCACATTCTGCGAGGGCGACGACGTAACGCTGAACGCAAATACCGGTACAGGATACACATATATCTGGAAACGCAACGGCACGGTTATTCCTGGTGCAACCGCGGACAGCTACGTTGCAGCCCTTGCGGGTTTGTATACCGTGGAAGTGTCCAACGGCTCCTGCACGGCGACCTCCGCCGCTGTACGTGTCACCGTGATTCCCTCCGATCCCACAACGCTCACCTGGGTGGGCAGCGTCAGCACGGATTGGGCGACCCCGGGTAATTGGGATAATCCCTGCGCCATACCCACTGCCGGCGATACTGTCATCATCGGTCCGGGAACAGTTCTTCCGACAGGCATTCCGGCGGTCGCGCTCAACAGACTGACCTTGAACAACAGTACCGGCATCGCGCTGTCCAATGATCTCCATATCAGTGGCAACCTCACTCTGATGAGCGGCACGATCACTCTCAACAACGCCCACCTGTCGTTCGGAGCCACCGCGAGTATCACCGGGGGAACAGCGACAAGTTTTATCGTCACCAACGGGCTCGGCGAACTCCGGCAGGCGGGAATTGGCAGCGGCGGACGCAGTGGGACGATTCTCTTCCCCATCGGACCGAATACAAACACCTATACACCCGTACAGATCATGAATTCCAGCACACAGGATGAATTCCGCGTCCGTACGCGCGCGGAAGTCCTGTCAGGAGGAAGCAGCGGCAGCCAGCTCACTATGGATGTCGTCGGTATCACATGGTTGATCGAGGAGGCCTCAGCGGGAGGCAGCAACGCGACACTGACCTTCCAATGGAACAGTGGAGACGAGCTCGGTTCCTTCGATCGCGGCGCCTGTTACGTCGGGCATCATGACGGTGCGGATTGGATCGCGCTGCAAAGCCCCGGCGCCGCAGGCGGAAGCGGACCCTACAACAGAGTCGTCACCGGAGTAACCAGCTTCTCTCCCTTCGCCATCGGGGATGGTGATTCTCCGCTGCCTGTGGAGTTCCGCTCCTTTACCGCGGATGTGCATGGAAGCAGTGTCTCCCTTCGCTGGGAAACCGCAAGCGAAGTCAACAATCTCGGCTTCGAGGTGGAACGCCGCCTTGCCGGGAGCCCGGAGTGGGCGACGATTTCCTTCATCCCGAGCGCCGCTGCCCCAGGTGCCGGCCACGGGTACGTCTATCACGATCATCCACCGGTACAGGGGCAATGGCTGTATCGGTTGCGTCAGATCGATGTTGACGGCACGGCAGCCTATTCAAGTGTCGTCACCGCATCCGTCACGTCCTCGTTGACCGGATTGGTCATCGAGAGCGTCTATCCAAATCCGCTCCGCAACACCGCAACGTCGGAAATACTCGTTCGATTCCGTACCGACGCACCGGGAACCGCCAGTATCACCCTGCATGATATGCTGGGACGGCAGATCGCCAGGGTATTCTCCGGAGTGGCCATGAACAACGGCAGCACGACGGTACGCTTCGATGCGGCTTCGCTCGCAACGGGCATCTATATGCTGCGCCTCGAGCAGGAGAACCGCGCGACCGCGGCAAAACTTGTCATCCGAAACTGA
- a CDS encoding response regulator transcription factor, with the protein METKRNDEIIRVAIVDDDEDIRNGLRWMLEFSEGYACTGVYKNCADAMEHIDEQLPDVVLMDIGLPGKNGIECVRAMKASYPEVQIVMQTVYSEDEKIFESLRAGAVGYILKKSQSVKVLQAISDAHAGGAPMSGEIARRVLLFFQQPQPADETAELSDREIEVLEALIEGHSYKAIAEKLFVSVHTVRFHLHNIYEKLHVTSRAEAVAKVMRQRRG; encoded by the coding sequence ATGGAAACAAAACGCAACGACGAAATAATCAGGGTCGCCATCGTTGACGATGACGAGGATATCCGCAACGGATTGCGATGGATGCTGGAGTTTTCCGAAGGCTATGCCTGTACCGGCGTCTACAAAAATTGCGCTGACGCGATGGAGCATATTGACGAGCAACTCCCCGATGTCGTGCTCATGGATATCGGTCTTCCCGGGAAAAACGGCATCGAATGCGTTCGCGCCATGAAAGCGTCCTACCCGGAGGTGCAGATTGTCATGCAAACAGTGTATAGCGAAGACGAGAAAATCTTCGAATCGCTCCGCGCCGGCGCTGTAGGTTACATTCTGAAGAAATCGCAATCCGTGAAAGTGTTGCAGGCCATCAGCGATGCGCACGCGGGCGGTGCTCCCATGTCCGGAGAAATCGCGCGACGGGTGTTGCTGTTCTTCCAGCAGCCCCAACCCGCCGACGAAACAGCGGAGCTGTCGGACAGGGAAATCGAAGTGCTCGAAGCGTTGATCGAAGGACACAGCTACAAGGCCATAGCGGAAAAATTATTCGTCAGCGTCCACACCGTACGTTTCCATCTGCACAATATCTACGAAAAACTGCATGTCACCTCCCGCGCCGAGGCGGTCGCGAAAGTCATGCGCCAACGCAGAGGGTAG
- a CDS encoding class I SAM-dependent methyltransferase, which translates to MSNKNSFPIVTLKRGREESLLRRHPWVFSGAVASVSGEVTAGATVLVRSAEGLQLGFGAWSPVSQIRIRMWGYGDSPAPDAALFRDRLRNAAALRSLVIDASVTDAYRVVFSEADGLPGLIVDRYADWLVCQFLSAGVEHWREAILDALREEFPGLRLYERSDEESRGKEGMEPRSGDLGDGQPDSAILIKENGMRLFVDVVTGHKTGLYLDQRDNRATLREFAAGKDVLNCFSYTGGFAVAALTGGAASVLDCDASADALALARENTAMCLHASAAYFQEQGDVFSVLRSFRDARKTYDIIVLDPPKFAHTAAAVNKAARGYKDINLLAFKLLRPGGLLFTFSCSGHIVPPLFRKIVADAAVDAGVDAVVLREMTQSGDHPAALSVPESLYLKGLLCKKM; encoded by the coding sequence ATGTCCAATAAAAATTCCTTTCCCATCGTCACACTCAAGCGCGGACGGGAAGAGTCGTTGCTGCGGCGCCATCCCTGGGTATTTTCCGGCGCGGTGGCATCCGTTTCGGGCGAGGTCACAGCAGGTGCGACCGTGCTCGTGCGCAGCGCGGAGGGGCTTCAACTCGGCTTCGGCGCATGGTCTCCCGTATCGCAGATTCGGATCCGCATGTGGGGGTACGGCGACAGTCCCGCACCCGATGCCGCACTCTTTCGCGATCGTTTGCGCAACGCGGCCGCGCTTCGATCGCTTGTCATCGATGCATCCGTTACTGATGCATATCGCGTCGTCTTCAGTGAAGCCGACGGGCTTCCCGGTTTGATCGTCGATCGCTATGCGGATTGGCTGGTGTGTCAATTCTTGTCCGCGGGAGTCGAACACTGGCGGGAGGCGATTCTCGACGCTCTCCGCGAGGAATTCCCGGGGCTGCGCCTCTACGAGCGCTCCGATGAGGAGAGCCGCGGCAAGGAGGGGATGGAGCCGCGAAGCGGCGACCTTGGAGACGGACAACCGGACAGCGCCATCCTCATCAAAGAAAACGGCATGCGGCTGTTTGTCGATGTCGTCACGGGACACAAGACGGGACTCTATCTCGACCAGCGCGACAATCGCGCGACGCTCAGAGAATTCGCGGCCGGCAAGGATGTGCTGAACTGTTTCAGCTATACCGGGGGTTTTGCGGTCGCAGCGCTTACGGGCGGCGCCGCGTCGGTGCTCGATTGCGATGCATCGGCCGATGCCCTTGCGCTGGCCCGTGAAAACACCGCGATGTGTCTTCATGCGTCAGCAGCGTACTTCCAGGAGCAGGGCGACGTGTTCAGCGTGCTTCGGTCCTTCCGCGATGCGCGAAAGACGTACGACATCATTGTGCTCGATCCCCCGAAGTTCGCGCATACGGCCGCTGCCGTGAACAAGGCGGCAAGAGGGTACAAAGATATCAACCTGTTGGCGTTCAAGTTGTTACGACCGGGGGGGCTGCTTTTCACTTTTTCCTGCAGCGGTCACATCGTGCCGCCGCTGTTCCGAAAAATCGTGGCCGATGCCGCTGTCGATGCAGGTGTGGATGCCGTGGTATTGCGCGAGATGACGCAGAGCGGCGATCACCCGGCCGCGCTTTCGGTGCCGGAGTCTCTCTACCTGAAAGGTCTGCTGTGTAAAAAGATGTAG
- a CDS encoding globin domain-containing protein: protein MRQSHIHIVQSSFARILPMSERVAKMFYNNLFTLDPSLRPLFSGDLNEQGRKLMSALTLVVKGLNDRHQILPALHSLGQRHVRYGVTPEQYATVGLALLLTLEQGFGDEFTPELREAWTAAYEMIASAMIRGGDAAHGGEGTTAAA from the coding sequence ATGCGCCAGTCACATATTCACATTGTACAGAGCAGCTTCGCACGCATCCTGCCCATGTCGGAGCGGGTAGCGAAGATGTTTTACAACAATCTCTTCACACTCGATCCCTCCCTGCGCCCGTTGTTCAGCGGCGACCTCAACGAACAGGGGCGGAAGCTGATGTCGGCACTGACCCTCGTCGTCAAAGGTCTGAATGACCGGCATCAGATTCTTCCCGCGCTGCACAGTCTCGGTCAGCGTCACGTGCGCTATGGTGTCACCCCGGAACAGTACGCCACGGTAGGTTTGGCACTTCTGCTCACGCTCGAGCAGGGCTTTGGTGATGAATTCACGCCGGAATTGCGGGAGGCCTGGACTGCGGCATATGAAATGATCGCATCAGCGATGATCAGAGGGGGTGATGCGGCGCATGGCGGGGAAGGCACGACGGCGGCGGCATGA